In the genome of Dermacentor variabilis isolate Ectoservices chromosome 5, ASM5094787v1, whole genome shotgun sequence, one region contains:
- the LOC142583334 gene encoding uncharacterized protein LOC142583334 isoform X4 codes for MLHLVCRVFDIGDHPCNGKEDKCKSNTVKSEQMPSSTSPKHCKTASAPLLCPVCNKAFGRKYHLAKLDYHITVHGTTSESCKTSPLKQFECHQCGRFLWSQSQLKIHQRTHTGERPFTCTECSKAFVSLGALNKHKLSHSEEKPFVCPHCPARFSLKGTLNRHIPTHTGIRAHKCPHCPKDFIQAVALQAHLVTHTGSNGFPCRICGHMFSRKARMKEHVLCVHEGLRKFKCDLCAKLFSRKDDLTTHQEHRHGLISKPLGGLNPAWSSLTLMTMDSGSLSPPGAFVQDAFLKDSVITHQSAPDISPGSYSAAAHVETKKLKHDVVGDKPTTHDPFHQTHTNDGHLHGKTSYVKPSGMNKNCENSNPVALLDKIFHNDGLREALHSQEQCNNACTVGNRSMDMKHSCTSNVSASSNRNNVYLKSEHSLQESEENCDTLKNRIEEFLCFLIEKPILKRLGWPSAHLSDLLEAVIRHCGCSPSESEFDSLADKLRENCKVLFTKVLEDDVAGKLLDDDESVDVVLDKVLELARLS; via the exons ATGCTACATCTCGTCTGCCGTGTCTTTGACATT GGTGATCATCCATGCAATGGAAAGGAGGACAAATGTAAATCGAACACTGTGAAGTCTGAACAAATGCCCAGTTCTACAAGCCCTAAACACTGCAAAACGGCCTCGGCACCATTATTGTGCCCTGTCTGCAACAAAGCTTTCGGTCGAAAATATCACCTG GCGAAACTCGACTACCACATTACTGTCCATGGCACAACATCAGAAAGTTGCAAAACGTCTCCCCTCAAGCAGTTTGAGTGCCACCAGTGTGGTCGTTTCCTGTGGTCACAGTCTCAGCTGAAGATTCACCAACGAACCCACACCGGGGAGCGACCGTTCACCTGCACCGAGTGTTCCAAGGCGTTTGTCTCCCTGGGTGCTCTGAACAAGCACAAGCTTTCTCACTCGGAGGAAAAGCCCTTCGTATGCCCCCACTGCCCGGCCAGATTTTCCTTAAAAGGAACGCTCAACAGGCACATTCCCACGCACACAGGCATTCGTGCTCACAAGTGTCCCCACTGCCCCAAGGATTTCATCCAGGCTGTGGCACTCCAAGCCCACCTTGTTACTCACACAGGCAGCAACGGTTTTCCCTGCCGCATATGCGGCCACATGTTCTCCCGCAAGGCCCGCATGAAAGAGCACGTGCTGTGCGTTCACGAGGGCCTGCGCAAGTTTAAATGCGACTTATGCGCCAAGTTGTTCTCTCGCAAAGATGATCTCACCACTCACCAGGAGCACAGGCATGGCCTTATCAGCAAGCCTCTAGGCGGTCTTAACCCGGCATGGAGCAGCTTAACACTCATGACGATGGACTCTGGCAGTTTGTCACCTCCCGGGGCTTTCGTTCAAGATGCATTCTTAAAAGACTCTGTGATAACTCATCAGTCAGCGCCAGATATATCACCTGGCTCCTATAGTGCGGCTGCTCATGTGGAGACAAAAAAGCTTAAGCATGATGTTGTAGGTGACAAACCTACCACGCATGATCCATTCCACCAAACTCACACTAATGACGGCCATCTACACGGTAAAACATCATATGTTAAGCCATCAGGTATGAATAAAAATTGTGAGAATAGTAATCCTGTTGCTCTTCTAGATAAAATTTTCCATAACGATGGTCTAAGAGAAGCCCTCCACTCTCAAGAGCAATGCAATAATGCTTGCACTGTAGGCAACCGAAGCATGGATATGAAACATTCATGTACATCTAACGTTTCTGCAAGTTCTAATCGAAACAATGTTTACCTTAAAAGTGAGCACTCATTACAGGAGTCGGAGGAAAATTGCGATACCCTTAAAAACCGCATAGAGGAGTTTCTCTGCTTCCTCATTGAAAAACCAATACTCAAGAGGCTTGGGTGGCCCAGTGCACATTTAAGTGACTTGTTGGAGGCTGTGATCCGTCACTGTGGCTGCAGCCCATCCGAGTCTGAGTTTGACTCTCTTGCCGATAAGCTTAGAGAAAACTGCAAGGTACTGTTTACCAAAGTACTTGAAGACGATGTTGCTGGGAAGCTTCTTGATGACGATGAGTCTGTAGATGTTGTACTTGATAAGGTCCTAGAGCTAGCCAGGCTGAGCTAA
- the LOC142583334 gene encoding uncharacterized protein LOC142583334 isoform X2, whose amino-acid sequence MLHLVCRVFDIGDHPCNGKEDKCKSNTVKSEQMPSSTSPKHCKTASAPLLCPVCNKAFGRKYHLVRHLQNAVCSVEQKLSLPCPTCGKVFSSKAKLDYHITVHGTTSESCKTSPLKQFECHQCGRFLWSQSQLKIHQRTHTGERPFTCTECSKAFVSLGALNKHKLSHSEEKPFVCPHCPARFSLKGTLNRHIPTHTGIRAHKCPHCPKDFIQAVALQAHLVTHTGSNGFPCRICGHMFSRKARMKEHVLCVHEGLRKFKCDLCAKLFSRKDDLTTHQEHRHGLISKPLGGLNPAWSSLTLMTMDSGSLSPPGAFVQDAFLKDSVITHQSAPDISPGSYSAAAHVETKKLKHDVVGDKPTTHDPFHQTHTNDGHLHGKTSYVKPSGMNKNCENSNPVALLDKIFHNDGLREALHSQEQCNNACTVGNRSMDMKHSCTSNVSASSNRNNVYLKSEHSLQESEENCDTLKNRIEEFLCFLIEKPILKRLGWPSAHLSDLLEAVIRHCGCSPSESEFDSLADKLRENCKVLFTKVLEDDVAGKLLDDDESVDVVLDKVLELARLS is encoded by the exons ATGCTACATCTCGTCTGCCGTGTCTTTGACATT GGTGATCATCCATGCAATGGAAAGGAGGACAAATGTAAATCGAACACTGTGAAGTCTGAACAAATGCCCAGTTCTACAAGCCCTAAACACTGCAAAACGGCCTCGGCACCATTATTGTGCCCTGTCTGCAACAAAGCTTTCGGTCGAAAATATCACCTGGTGAGGCACCTGCAAAATGCAGTTTGTTCTGTAGAACAGAAGCTTTCTTTACCATGTCCTACATGTGGCAAAGTATTTTCCTCGAAG GCGAAACTCGACTACCACATTACTGTCCATGGCACAACATCAGAAAGTTGCAAAACGTCTCCCCTCAAGCAGTTTGAGTGCCACCAGTGTGGTCGTTTCCTGTGGTCACAGTCTCAGCTGAAGATTCACCAACGAACCCACACCGGGGAGCGACCGTTCACCTGCACCGAGTGTTCCAAGGCGTTTGTCTCCCTGGGTGCTCTGAACAAGCACAAGCTTTCTCACTCGGAGGAAAAGCCCTTCGTATGCCCCCACTGCCCGGCCAGATTTTCCTTAAAAGGAACGCTCAACAGGCACATTCCCACGCACACAGGCATTCGTGCTCACAAGTGTCCCCACTGCCCCAAGGATTTCATCCAGGCTGTGGCACTCCAAGCCCACCTTGTTACTCACACAGGCAGCAACGGTTTTCCCTGCCGCATATGCGGCCACATGTTCTCCCGCAAGGCCCGCATGAAAGAGCACGTGCTGTGCGTTCACGAGGGCCTGCGCAAGTTTAAATGCGACTTATGCGCCAAGTTGTTCTCTCGCAAAGATGATCTCACCACTCACCAGGAGCACAGGCATGGCCTTATCAGCAAGCCTCTAGGCGGTCTTAACCCGGCATGGAGCAGCTTAACACTCATGACGATGGACTCTGGCAGTTTGTCACCTCCCGGGGCTTTCGTTCAAGATGCATTCTTAAAAGACTCTGTGATAACTCATCAGTCAGCGCCAGATATATCACCTGGCTCCTATAGTGCGGCTGCTCATGTGGAGACAAAAAAGCTTAAGCATGATGTTGTAGGTGACAAACCTACCACGCATGATCCATTCCACCAAACTCACACTAATGACGGCCATCTACACGGTAAAACATCATATGTTAAGCCATCAGGTATGAATAAAAATTGTGAGAATAGTAATCCTGTTGCTCTTCTAGATAAAATTTTCCATAACGATGGTCTAAGAGAAGCCCTCCACTCTCAAGAGCAATGCAATAATGCTTGCACTGTAGGCAACCGAAGCATGGATATGAAACATTCATGTACATCTAACGTTTCTGCAAGTTCTAATCGAAACAATGTTTACCTTAAAAGTGAGCACTCATTACAGGAGTCGGAGGAAAATTGCGATACCCTTAAAAACCGCATAGAGGAGTTTCTCTGCTTCCTCATTGAAAAACCAATACTCAAGAGGCTTGGGTGGCCCAGTGCACATTTAAGTGACTTGTTGGAGGCTGTGATCCGTCACTGTGGCTGCAGCCCATCCGAGTCTGAGTTTGACTCTCTTGCCGATAAGCTTAGAGAAAACTGCAAGGTACTGTTTACCAAAGTACTTGAAGACGATGTTGCTGGGAAGCTTCTTGATGACGATGAGTCTGTAGATGTTGTACTTGATAAGGTCCTAGAGCTAGCCAGGCTGAGCTAA
- the LOC142583334 gene encoding uncharacterized protein LOC142583334 isoform X1 has product MLHLVCRVFDIGDHPCNGKEDKCKSNTVKSEQMPSSTSPKHCKTASAPLLCPVCNKAFGRKYHLVRHLQNAVCSVEQKLSLPCPTCGKVFSSKTHFQAKLDYHITVHGTTSESCKTSPLKQFECHQCGRFLWSQSQLKIHQRTHTGERPFTCTECSKAFVSLGALNKHKLSHSEEKPFVCPHCPARFSLKGTLNRHIPTHTGIRAHKCPHCPKDFIQAVALQAHLVTHTGSNGFPCRICGHMFSRKARMKEHVLCVHEGLRKFKCDLCAKLFSRKDDLTTHQEHRHGLISKPLGGLNPAWSSLTLMTMDSGSLSPPGAFVQDAFLKDSVITHQSAPDISPGSYSAAAHVETKKLKHDVVGDKPTTHDPFHQTHTNDGHLHGKTSYVKPSGMNKNCENSNPVALLDKIFHNDGLREALHSQEQCNNACTVGNRSMDMKHSCTSNVSASSNRNNVYLKSEHSLQESEENCDTLKNRIEEFLCFLIEKPILKRLGWPSAHLSDLLEAVIRHCGCSPSESEFDSLADKLRENCKVLFTKVLEDDVAGKLLDDDESVDVVLDKVLELARLS; this is encoded by the exons ATGCTACATCTCGTCTGCCGTGTCTTTGACATT GGTGATCATCCATGCAATGGAAAGGAGGACAAATGTAAATCGAACACTGTGAAGTCTGAACAAATGCCCAGTTCTACAAGCCCTAAACACTGCAAAACGGCCTCGGCACCATTATTGTGCCCTGTCTGCAACAAAGCTTTCGGTCGAAAATATCACCTGGTGAGGCACCTGCAAAATGCAGTTTGTTCTGTAGAACAGAAGCTTTCTTTACCATGTCCTACATGTGGCAAAGTATTTTCCTCGAAG ACTCACTTTCAGGCGAAACTCGACTACCACATTACTGTCCATGGCACAACATCAGAAAGTTGCAAAACGTCTCCCCTCAAGCAGTTTGAGTGCCACCAGTGTGGTCGTTTCCTGTGGTCACAGTCTCAGCTGAAGATTCACCAACGAACCCACACCGGGGAGCGACCGTTCACCTGCACCGAGTGTTCCAAGGCGTTTGTCTCCCTGGGTGCTCTGAACAAGCACAAGCTTTCTCACTCGGAGGAAAAGCCCTTCGTATGCCCCCACTGCCCGGCCAGATTTTCCTTAAAAGGAACGCTCAACAGGCACATTCCCACGCACACAGGCATTCGTGCTCACAAGTGTCCCCACTGCCCCAAGGATTTCATCCAGGCTGTGGCACTCCAAGCCCACCTTGTTACTCACACAGGCAGCAACGGTTTTCCCTGCCGCATATGCGGCCACATGTTCTCCCGCAAGGCCCGCATGAAAGAGCACGTGCTGTGCGTTCACGAGGGCCTGCGCAAGTTTAAATGCGACTTATGCGCCAAGTTGTTCTCTCGCAAAGATGATCTCACCACTCACCAGGAGCACAGGCATGGCCTTATCAGCAAGCCTCTAGGCGGTCTTAACCCGGCATGGAGCAGCTTAACACTCATGACGATGGACTCTGGCAGTTTGTCACCTCCCGGGGCTTTCGTTCAAGATGCATTCTTAAAAGACTCTGTGATAACTCATCAGTCAGCGCCAGATATATCACCTGGCTCCTATAGTGCGGCTGCTCATGTGGAGACAAAAAAGCTTAAGCATGATGTTGTAGGTGACAAACCTACCACGCATGATCCATTCCACCAAACTCACACTAATGACGGCCATCTACACGGTAAAACATCATATGTTAAGCCATCAGGTATGAATAAAAATTGTGAGAATAGTAATCCTGTTGCTCTTCTAGATAAAATTTTCCATAACGATGGTCTAAGAGAAGCCCTCCACTCTCAAGAGCAATGCAATAATGCTTGCACTGTAGGCAACCGAAGCATGGATATGAAACATTCATGTACATCTAACGTTTCTGCAAGTTCTAATCGAAACAATGTTTACCTTAAAAGTGAGCACTCATTACAGGAGTCGGAGGAAAATTGCGATACCCTTAAAAACCGCATAGAGGAGTTTCTCTGCTTCCTCATTGAAAAACCAATACTCAAGAGGCTTGGGTGGCCCAGTGCACATTTAAGTGACTTGTTGGAGGCTGTGATCCGTCACTGTGGCTGCAGCCCATCCGAGTCTGAGTTTGACTCTCTTGCCGATAAGCTTAGAGAAAACTGCAAGGTACTGTTTACCAAAGTACTTGAAGACGATGTTGCTGGGAAGCTTCTTGATGACGATGAGTCTGTAGATGTTGTACTTGATAAGGTCCTAGAGCTAGCCAGGCTGAGCTAA
- the LOC142583334 gene encoding uncharacterized protein LOC142583334 isoform X3 has product MPTKGDHPCNGKEDKCKSNTVKSEQMPSSTSPKHCKTASAPLLCPVCNKAFGRKYHLVRHLQNAVCSVEQKLSLPCPTCGKVFSSKTHFQAKLDYHITVHGTTSESCKTSPLKQFECHQCGRFLWSQSQLKIHQRTHTGERPFTCTECSKAFVSLGALNKHKLSHSEEKPFVCPHCPARFSLKGTLNRHIPTHTGIRAHKCPHCPKDFIQAVALQAHLVTHTGSNGFPCRICGHMFSRKARMKEHVLCVHEGLRKFKCDLCAKLFSRKDDLTTHQEHRHGLISKPLGGLNPAWSSLTLMTMDSGSLSPPGAFVQDAFLKDSVITHQSAPDISPGSYSAAAHVETKKLKHDVVGDKPTTHDPFHQTHTNDGHLHGKTSYVKPSGMNKNCENSNPVALLDKIFHNDGLREALHSQEQCNNACTVGNRSMDMKHSCTSNVSASSNRNNVYLKSEHSLQESEENCDTLKNRIEEFLCFLIEKPILKRLGWPSAHLSDLLEAVIRHCGCSPSESEFDSLADKLRENCKVLFTKVLEDDVAGKLLDDDESVDVVLDKVLELARLS; this is encoded by the exons ATGCCCACAAAG GGTGATCATCCATGCAATGGAAAGGAGGACAAATGTAAATCGAACACTGTGAAGTCTGAACAAATGCCCAGTTCTACAAGCCCTAAACACTGCAAAACGGCCTCGGCACCATTATTGTGCCCTGTCTGCAACAAAGCTTTCGGTCGAAAATATCACCTGGTGAGGCACCTGCAAAATGCAGTTTGTTCTGTAGAACAGAAGCTTTCTTTACCATGTCCTACATGTGGCAAAGTATTTTCCTCGAAG ACTCACTTTCAGGCGAAACTCGACTACCACATTACTGTCCATGGCACAACATCAGAAAGTTGCAAAACGTCTCCCCTCAAGCAGTTTGAGTGCCACCAGTGTGGTCGTTTCCTGTGGTCACAGTCTCAGCTGAAGATTCACCAACGAACCCACACCGGGGAGCGACCGTTCACCTGCACCGAGTGTTCCAAGGCGTTTGTCTCCCTGGGTGCTCTGAACAAGCACAAGCTTTCTCACTCGGAGGAAAAGCCCTTCGTATGCCCCCACTGCCCGGCCAGATTTTCCTTAAAAGGAACGCTCAACAGGCACATTCCCACGCACACAGGCATTCGTGCTCACAAGTGTCCCCACTGCCCCAAGGATTTCATCCAGGCTGTGGCACTCCAAGCCCACCTTGTTACTCACACAGGCAGCAACGGTTTTCCCTGCCGCATATGCGGCCACATGTTCTCCCGCAAGGCCCGCATGAAAGAGCACGTGCTGTGCGTTCACGAGGGCCTGCGCAAGTTTAAATGCGACTTATGCGCCAAGTTGTTCTCTCGCAAAGATGATCTCACCACTCACCAGGAGCACAGGCATGGCCTTATCAGCAAGCCTCTAGGCGGTCTTAACCCGGCATGGAGCAGCTTAACACTCATGACGATGGACTCTGGCAGTTTGTCACCTCCCGGGGCTTTCGTTCAAGATGCATTCTTAAAAGACTCTGTGATAACTCATCAGTCAGCGCCAGATATATCACCTGGCTCCTATAGTGCGGCTGCTCATGTGGAGACAAAAAAGCTTAAGCATGATGTTGTAGGTGACAAACCTACCACGCATGATCCATTCCACCAAACTCACACTAATGACGGCCATCTACACGGTAAAACATCATATGTTAAGCCATCAGGTATGAATAAAAATTGTGAGAATAGTAATCCTGTTGCTCTTCTAGATAAAATTTTCCATAACGATGGTCTAAGAGAAGCCCTCCACTCTCAAGAGCAATGCAATAATGCTTGCACTGTAGGCAACCGAAGCATGGATATGAAACATTCATGTACATCTAACGTTTCTGCAAGTTCTAATCGAAACAATGTTTACCTTAAAAGTGAGCACTCATTACAGGAGTCGGAGGAAAATTGCGATACCCTTAAAAACCGCATAGAGGAGTTTCTCTGCTTCCTCATTGAAAAACCAATACTCAAGAGGCTTGGGTGGCCCAGTGCACATTTAAGTGACTTGTTGGAGGCTGTGATCCGTCACTGTGGCTGCAGCCCATCCGAGTCTGAGTTTGACTCTCTTGCCGATAAGCTTAGAGAAAACTGCAAGGTACTGTTTACCAAAGTACTTGAAGACGATGTTGCTGGGAAGCTTCTTGATGACGATGAGTCTGTAGATGTTGTACTTGATAAGGTCCTAGAGCTAGCCAGGCTGAGCTAA